One segment of Solanum stenotomum isolate F172 chromosome 1, ASM1918654v1, whole genome shotgun sequence DNA contains the following:
- the LOC125848401 gene encoding dormancy-associated protein homolog 3, with the protein MSLLDKLWDDTVAGPLPDSGLGKLRKYSTFSPRSNSGKESEVSTPRSFTEEASEDAVKVTRSIMIVKPSGSQNRDSPPVSPAGTTPPVSPFAGSAGREAFRFRRRSASFAYENASGVGPRSPRPPYDL; encoded by the exons ATGAGCTTACTTGACAAGCTCTGGGACGACACCGTTGCCGGTCCCCTGCCAGATAGTGGCCTCGGGAAACTCCGGAAGTATTCTACTTTTAGTCCGCGTTCAAATTCCGGCAAGG AATCAGAAGTTTCCACACCGAGATCCTTCACCGAGGAAGCAAGTGAGGACGCGGTGAAGGTGACAAGAAGTATCATGATAGTAAAGCCTTCCGGGAGTCAGAATAGAGATTCACCTCCCGTTTCTCCGGCCGGTACTACTCCTCCGGTATCTCCTTTTGCCG GTTCCGCTGGAAGGGAAGCATTTCGGTTCCGGCGGCGATCAGCGTCATTTGCATACGAGAATGCCAGTGGGGTTGGACCCAGAAGCCCTCGTCCTCCTTACGACCTGTGA